GCAAGGTAGTTGAACGCCTTCCCGAAAGTGAAATTTGTTCGTGTGTCTACGTACCAGCACTGTGAAGATAAGCTTGGACGATGGATGTCTAGAATGGAATTATGTGTAACGTAATATGCAATTTAGTGTCCCGTACGTATTGCATCTTTTGTACCTCATTGGATACAGACGATGTTATTGTGTGCACAATTATTCTCAAATGTATTTAATTAACTCATGGACAGAGTAAAACAGACGTTTCATATGTAAGAAGtttatgttatgtcttaatgtttaaataaagacagatagaaaaaaataGGATACCACAATTGGAGGTTTCAACTGGATACTGTTTGATGCTTTAACTAAAAAAGAACGTTTGGAGCAAACTCAACTTGAACATCTGTGTCTCCGATTCCCATGGCAATTTCTCGTCTCACCGAGCTAAAGGGAGAGCTCCACCTCAGCCCAGAATTAGTGCTACTTGTTCTCAGCCCCGCTGCATGCAGTAACAGCATTACCAGAGCCTcattttctgaaaagcatttctGTTAACCAGCGAGTCGGACCAAGGTTAtgtagatacacttttgtcttgaactgggATGAGAAATCAAATGTCTTCCGTGACGTGCGGCATTTGTTCTTAATCGTGTGCACTGTTGTCTACTCAAGCAAAGTATGTGTTTAGTGGCCATTTGGGATATACATTTCATTTTAGTACTGagcagaataaatttatgattaatgTATGGTTTTCTTAATCTAACTGATAAAGATTTTCTTACCTGTCTCGATTCatcttactgttttttggtataacACTATTTTGTAGCATTAGTTTTGCATCATGCTTTTTTTTGGATATCTGATGTTACCCAAGAAAATATGAGAGATAGTATTGATAAGACGGGATGTATGCCTCCGAGtttttcattgtgttaacaatgCAGGTTACCCCATTACGCGtcctgcatattactcggtcgtctTTCACGATTCCATAACGCAATTGCAGATCTCTGCCGATCGAGGGCTACGTACTGTAGCGTGTGACATGGCGGTGTGTTACGTAACTGTGACAGAGCTCGAGATACTGCTTGTTGTATTCCTTCAAGAAACTGGAAAGACGAATCGAAGAGTTCTTGCACAGATAGAGCTACCTTTCCTTCATCACGACAACGACACAGCATGTACATGCGACATGTGTAACAACCCGACACCTTGTATACGAGGTAACAGATCATCTTCCACACACCCCGACTATGCCCCATCCGCCCGTCATCTTTTTCCAAAACTAGATGAAAACTTTTAGAgggtttcactttgatagtgatgaagcggagcaAGTAGAAGTAatgttgtggccccgtcaacaaaatcaaacattgtacagtgtAGGTATCAAGAAACCGTTCTCTTGTTTGGATAAACATAGTGACAGGAAGAATGAGGATGTGGAGTgtttataaagtttattttatttaaaagctttataagttttcacatataaaaattcggagacattacttttcggcACGCACCTTTACTTACGCTTCAATCGACAAGATCTAGTAATTGAGACGGTAAACGGTCACTTTTACTACTTCGATAATGCGAACACGCATCTTGGCGCGATATTTCAAATAGCTTGCAATAAATTTATATAGAACCGTGAGATATGACACCACTTACTCTGGATTATAAATTTTTCACTTGCTTCCCAGGCCAGGTAAGGCCCAGCCGTGGCGTCAGTCGTGAGTCTTTGCTGTGGCCGCCGGTGTCCTCGTGGCAGTCAGTGCGTTAAGGTTGGAAGTGGACATTGGGAATATAGGAGGTCAGCGTGGGTAACGGATGAAATGCATTTGATGTTATTAATAACAAGCCGTAGTTTGTCAGTATTTACGTGAACCTGTAGGTAGAGGAATATCTTCTAGCGTTTAATATAACAGTTGACTTCATGAAACTACACTTTTATTGCGTCGGCATACAACTGTCATAGAAACAACAGAAACATAAAAAGAATACAAATGCAATGTTTTTGATACTAATCTTTACAGAAATGATATTTATTGCATGTCGTGAAGTAACCAGATACTGACACAGATTAGGATATGTAGATTCGACGGGTTATTTTTAAGTATAAGAGTCAAGTTCTGACACTCTTCCAGTTTCTTGGCTCCTCTGGAAACAGCAGATGTCTTCAGTCAGCAGTCCAGCTATTTATTCTCCACTCCCTCGCAGACGATTCAATCTGAGCCAAATGATTTGCAATACTCCTAGTTCCTGGGACAATCTGACAGGTATGGTTTGCATTGACTCTTTGGTTTAACCACGTAAACTGCAATGAAGAGAAATGCGCTTTAGTAAAGATAGGAAGTACTAAAATAAGATAGCAGTTTAGTTTAATTAGTGATAGGACAACGGTAAATCTTCACCTTTTTTACATAGCACGAATTTCACTGTCAGCATTGTGACAAGATTATGTTACGGTCGTGTACCAGACATAATGTGGGGTCACACAGTGTGCTATAAGGATGTCACTAGAACCACGTTCCTCTAGGAGGGTAATGCTCCTGGCGTGCGAAGCATTCAGTGAGCAACACATGTATCCTGTGCCGAGGTAAATGACGATAACCTGAGGGATCTCGATTTCGTTAGCTGGGAACTGATCTGGCGATCTCTGAGTTTGTGTTTAGGGAATGTTCAGCACCGCCGGTCCCCAGTAACCGTAAAACTTTGTCGTACGTGAGACCATATTAACAGTAGAACGATCCAACGTGACTGGATGAAATGCGTTTACTCTGTCCTTCGTGTGCAGGTCAGTAACGGTATTCCGCCGTCCAAATGTTCGCCCAACCCATAACGAAGacccttttgttgcaaaaagaaatagaaaaatcagtcatcTAGTCAGTGATGACAgcaactgacaacaaaatttacactcttgacagtttaattaacaacagtgttatgtaaatactaatgcttatcataaatAAAGGACTGAATAAAAGAATACCATATGATACGAAACAGAAAGAATTCaagaaattattatttacgaaggttatACCACAGACCACAAATTGACTATAGATAACATTTTTCCTAGAAGAGGGTTGTAGCCACATCGAGCTGTAAGTTTGCGgttactacaatgtaactcggcaatggagatgttaacttcatttctctcttgtactcttgcaatagtagtacgcatgttaagcgctgCTAGATTATTTTAAAGGCGATttgaagtttaaaagttttacggttggaattattagtcagaagtcggactgaagcaaaatcatctttaccgtttagacagataacgggatagttgattgctgatttgtgatgggacttagccttcgtgaaacttaatagtcacgaacatcaaaggacaagATAGAGACTCAACGCTGACATAAATTCAATTATTAGACTTGAATAGACAACAGATAAACGCAATCACAAAGAATTTACAATTGCGCCGTACtgtcagaagctatcgtcaaagtCAGAACTGCGGATGCTAAACGACGCAATCACCCTTTAGAAACACTGAATGAATTAGGTACCTTTCTCCATCACTGAGAACGCAAAGTTTGGAGAGCGCAAGATCACCAAAATGTTAATTCATTTGAGAGAGACCAAAAGTTTGTAGTGGTGAGACCTTCACTTTTCCCCAACTCCGGAAGATACACATTTTGTTAGAGTTTGAAAAATTATTCTCTTGAAATGACGGCAGTGTTACTTTGCACGATCCCTGTGAAGTTATGGACCTCAGCTTTGTGCAAGATGAGAGACCACCTTCTGTTTATTAATCGTCCGCAATATTATTGCACGCGAGACTGGGGCATTTCGGTCGGCTCATCATGAGTCTTAATCGTGATATTTTGCTAGGACACGATGAACAATTTCACAGTAAAAGCGCAGCTCTTCTGAAAGCTTCGATGGATGGTGCGTTTTCCTTAACCACTGTTCTTGATGACTAATGCATCAGCCTGCTTACAGCAGTAGCCACGAAAAGCCAAATTAAATAATGTCGTGGTTGTATAGTAACAAACTTACTATACATGTAGGTTTTGCCGCTTGTTTTCTAGACATTTTCATCTAAATATTCATTATTTAACTTTCATGTACTCTTGTACTAACCAACACGCGTGCAGGCACAACTTCTAACACTGTGGAAATCTTAACGAGTAATACAACAACCCCACATCTTCTTCTTTCGCGATATTTTGGTCTGGCCTAAGTAACGTGCTTTTATCAGGTTCTTTTTTCAACCTTCACTGACTACTAATATAAATGTGTGGCATGCTGCTATTTACCATATAAATTCTCGATATTTGGGAAATTTTTTGCCATGGTTATACAGTTGATTGATAGTAGAGTGTGTCATCGCCTATAAGTAGCATATATTTCGGTCCGATATTACATTCTAGATGTCTCACTAAGACAATGAATGAGTCTGTGCCCTAATTTAATGCCAACATGATGTTTCCTATAAGATGTAGGCCAATTTGCGATAAGATATAGTCCAGTACTTTAACTTATCATTGCCTAGTTCACCTAATTCTTCGTCTGTATGTCAACGCGTCGTTAAATTTTTAACTTCTTTAAACTTGCAAGACTATTTCTACTTGTTCCTAAGCGGATGACGGGTGTTGTTTATACACACTAATCCAGTTGTCGGCCTTCTACAggatatgaagaaaagtgtacgttgACTATCAGTTTATAGTGTTAAGCTTGGTATAGGTGTGTGTACTTCACTGCCAACACATTCACTGTGAAAATTAACCACACGCTACGGACCGCGGCACTCGTGGCAACTTCCGTCGCCTGTTAAAATATCTTTTCGTAAAATGTTGAAACTATGCCCCATTGCGTACTTCATGTCGCGTTACACGACATAATCCTCCTAAAAGAATTCAAGGGTGTGTAGTGAAAAACATGCAGCAGTTTTAAGGAGCAAGAAAATTACTATAAAAGGTGGACTAAATATGCGCAGCAAATTGCTCTGAATGGTTTTGGTGGACAATCATGAAGAGTAGCAATTTCGTAATTTCGGTGAGGCAAGGGTAGCCACTGTTCCTTGATGATTtgatttcactcatattttcacTTTCGCTGTGGGACCATTCGCGAATTTTTGTGCTGAGCAAACTGATCTTATCTTGTCAATTTTGAACAGAAATCGGTTCTGTTTAAAGTAACTTACCTTTCGGTAGTTCGTTGTAGCAAGAATACAGCTTCAACGAATTAGCATACAAGTAGAACTTGTTGTCAGCTGCGACACAAATGGTATCATCGTCATCTTCCGTGTTGGACGACCTCCCCAGAAATCTATTCTCAGCCGTGATATTTCCGGTGCTTAGATTCTCATTCCCGATGTTGGCGGTGGTCGACTCTTCTGGTTGTCCGTGGACCTCCGCCACTGCTACAAGTGCTGTAAAAGTCAGTGAACGGAATTACAGATGGCTATTTCCTCTAATGGATGTTAATGAAACTCTCCCACTTAGCACTGCAACACTACTGTATGCTATATATGTGTTACTTGAACAGTCCGCTCGTcccagaaaataaaaaagaacgaaTCAACAGCGACATGCACGCTATGCTCATGTCGGACAAGTTCTCGtaattaatttcgtgttccagtATACAATTACAGTGGTCTGTCAAGTTCTTGTTGGTTTGTTACTATCTCATCATTAAATTGACAATATTAGTTCTTTCCTCACTTATATCTGGGAAGGTTTGCCTTTTTAGTAAGGCTATGCCACACTATAGGCTAGCCAGATATTTGGCTGATAAAGTTAGGTTCTTCATTGGTTTTGACATCAGACAGCCCGCTCTacccttagtagtaaagaataaaaagGTATTGCAGAATCTGGAAGCCTTCCTCGTAACGATCATGTAAATGGGGTTTCACTGAAAAGCACACATAATTCCAAGTGGACGGCTTTGTAAAGTGTTTTGCTCCTCATCAAGATAATTAACGCAACCTATTAAAATATTGTCCCTGTTCCGTCCTCTGAAAATCACGTGATAGAGAAGATTAATAGGTAccattaatatttgtttgtttttctgttacaTTCAAACTAAATTTAGAGGCAAAGAAGTGACAGCCTTGCATGGAGCGTCTCACATAACTTCTTGTGATGTTCCGGATATTGTACGATGGGAGACATCAGAGTCATTTCACTATCTATGTTAAGTCCAAGTTACTAGTATATACACTGTCCCGTCACACgaatgtgaccaccgcctttgtTCGACATCGTCGCGGGATAACCACTCAATGACGGTAGGGCTCAGTATTAACGGTGGAGGCTATGTAAAGATCATCAGGGAACCGCGGGGGACAGTGcaatcgttgtcataatgcggaaacgaagctaCTTATCTGACGTCCTAAATGGTATGATTATTGCCTTTCTGGCAAAGAGTGGATGCACGcctcagtttgtaaactgttcaagtgTCACCCTTCTTAAAGTGAAGTGTGCATGGTAAAACTGCACTATCGAAAACTGACAGCATGACCAGTGGGGCAGCATTGACCATAGATGACAAAAGTGaaagacagctgcggagatgtgtacggatgAACAGGCATGCAACAGTTGAGGGAATGACGCCCCAGATAAACCacggggctaccagcagtgtctgctCAACGATTATCCCGCGAAAGTCGTTGTTTTCTGCTGTCCACAGTAGGTTCCAGATTCGTACGCTCACGtcgactgctgttcaccggcgacgaaggcttCAATTTTCACTCCAATACCTGAACCGGACCTGCTTTGAGCGGCCGTTTTAGGCGAAAGTCGTTTTATGCTCGATCGGGTATAAGGCGGGTGGCGTGTAGGGCGTGAAACGTCTCAAGGCAAACAACCTGCAATGagtgagggagcgttatggtctgaggaatgtattCGTGTCGGTGATTCTTCATAATGGAAGCCATAATCGATCTAAACTACTATGCGTTTGTGCTTGAGGACCGTGTCCACCCCTCCATGCAGTTAAATGTTCTTGGCATCTGCCACGAGGACAATGCATCCTCTCACTGTTAGATCTGTAGTTTGCTCTTAATATGTCTGGACATGTATCATTCTGTTCTTTGGAATGAGATCTCAATATGGAAACTTTAGGGctcatgtacttttctttatactcTGTGATCAAGAAATGTGTTTCCAgtaattgcagttttattttattatgcAACTGCTTTGTTGGATACTTGTTGTCAGTTTCACTACGTAGTTTTCTGTAAAGAAAATAAGAGTTTTTTCACTGCACTCGCTTTCTTCAGTAGCGCCTATAATGGGGCCTGTATTTGGCTTTCTAATTCTTACACGATTGgtccccagtttttttttttgtttatgctacTTATTGTTTAACATTGTTTTTATGTGCCTGGTCGTACTTATCTTTACCTTTCTTTAATCCCTTTGTTAGTAGTTTGTTTAGTTAGTGACTTGTAGCGCATTTTTCGTTGCTGTTCATTATTGCAGTACATCTTACGTTTGTAAGTCCCTCTTATAGTttttacagaaacatttgaaatgtaaagCAGGAGAAAATTTTTCAGCCAGCACTCCGAAACGTTTCATAGAGGCGACGAAGAATGTGACGTCTTACGTTACAGTTCAATGTGCACAAACAAAAGTTTTGAATTGACTCAGTCTCTGTATTTTGAAGGCGGTATGAAATGCGTAAgaagatatttcaaaaatattatccTTGAATAGCTGAAATTATATTCTATGTTTTAAATTTTCTGGTTTTTTAACTGCAGTGAGGACGAAACAGATGACGGCATGGGAAAAATCGTTGAATTACACACACGCAGACAAATGATCGAAAACTTATGTTGCTTCCAACAACACTAAGGTGAAATAAAATTGCGAAAACTATTGTCAGAAAAACGTAACTGGTGCAGTAACTTTTTTTGTTGCATAAATAAAGCTGGCGTCCTCTTTTCACCATTCCTATAGCTATTAAATAGTAAAGCCATTTGATTAAACCTGGTGCCACAGGCAGGAtttgtgtgagaatgttcatgacAATTTCTCTGacaaatgccatacgctcatttcatttcatatctgacAAGTACCTCTAGCATTTTAGTTACAGAAGCCACTCTCTTACATCTAACAGACTCAGAGTTCGCATATCAGTTGTTATGAAAGAGAAGCTCAGTGATCATAGGGCAGTTACAAATTCAACGTCTTTTACTGTCAATAGAATGTTACTGGATATAGGAACGAATTCCCCCTCAGAAGAAATATCAGGAATTTAACTACAGTGTATTGCAGCTGTCAAGATCGAATATTCAGCTCCTTTTGTGACGAGGGTGTGAAACACAAAATGGTCAACTCTACGAGTATTTGCAAACTGCATTTTAGACCTGTATGTGCCGATTAAGTTTTCAGTGAAATGCAGAGACCCGTCACAGTTCGAGTGATATGTTACTAAGTTTCTGTCAAAACATTAAGAGCTTCAATACACGTTTAAAGACTTCAGAGCCTTGTTAAAAGCAAAACCTGAAAGCAGCTATGATATTTAAATTAATCAGTCATTAGCCGATTTGACCAAAAATCTTAACATGTATGGGTACCATATACACATCTACTTCACTTATTAAGTTACTCTTTGACTGTATTGACACCCTCTCGACAAATCTAGGGGAGAAGGACGAAGTACTGACTTCGCTTTTCCGAATCTGATTCACCACATAATTAGATTTCGTTGAATTGTCTCAAAAGACCCAGCTAGTCGACATTGACGTAACTGATCGAACAAGTAGAAACTAATACCGCTCAGTAGTGGAAATGTATCTGGATCTAAGAAAATGTCTTTAAGGTCCTATACACAACTTTCTCCAGTTCCAGCAGAAGTTAACCGTAGGTCGAAACAGCGACAAAGCATTCCGAGCGACTCGAAAAAAGCACACATGTGTGGATGCCTAACTCGTTGTAGTTGCAGAATAGATGAACCCCGTTTATACCCACGGTTGATGACCGTTTTGCAGGACGGAAGTCTCCTCCATATGAAACCAAACTGATTCAGCAAACAGAAGTCTTGTGATGCTCATCAACTAGGAATCACACTATGGGCAATAACGCCCACATCGAAGCCTCGTTCTTTGAAATATTCCGAACAATCTTCGATACAGTTCCGAAATGTCATTTAGTGGACAACGTACGAGAATACCGGATATCGGACCTGATTTATGATTTTATTCGGTAACTCACTGCAGAAATAGTTCAACACAatactcttaatggaacaaaagtgATAGTCGGAAAGATATTTTCAAAGGTACGACAGTGAGCTATTATATGGCTATAACGGTTCACACTTTACACAGTATAAAAGAATTATCCCAGAGTTTGGGAGGTGGTAGTTTTGACGAAAACATAAGCAAAATGTCCCGAAGATATGAGGTCTAAGatacatactttaagagctacgtgTACTTGGTGATACTGTAAACCGTCTTCACAGTTCATTTCAAGTGCAGCATATACGTTAATTCTAACAAAACAGGTATGTATTTTGAACAGCTTACGAAAATCATTAACGTTGTCGTTTTTTCTCTGAAACTGCCAGAACATTGATGCCTGCTGTTAACAAAGAAAATACCAAACTCAATTTTGATCACCTCCTTTACAGATGGCTCACAAACGCAGGTCGTATTTAATAGCTTGTAAAACTACGACACCGTGCAGCAAGTATTTTCCAGCTATTTGGTTTCATAAATTTAAAACCATTTTTGCAACTGTATATACTtgtgaaattaatcatcaatgacaTTTTATGAGACTGTAATATATGatgaaagaataaataacaaataattatgtCAAGTCGTTGTAGTAAATAGTCTGGAAATGTCAGGGATGTTATATTAGTATGACACGGGtcatacatttcatgtaacaatAATATCGTTGTCGTAAGAACGCACTGAGGGATGAGTTGCGAACAATCTGCGTTTTGTTACAGACATGTGTCTTGGGGCAGAAATGACAAATTGTGGTGGAATTGGTGTTATAATAAGGGGGAAGCTAAGATATAAGTGAGGGAGCACGTGTATGTACGTAGTACATGAACGCAAGAAGGGTTTTAGAGTTAATGAAAAAAGCAGTGTGGCCCAAGTTTATTCAAGTTCATCGCTAATCAAACGAGCCTACTGTCTATACTGAATTTCATAAATAGCATTACATCGTACTGCAAGCAACTCATCGCAAAGTAAGATACATCCAGTAGTTTTATAGTTGTGTTATACACATGCCAGTATAATAGTAGCTTTCttggttcaaaaatagctctgaccactatgggactcaacatctgaggtcatcagtcccctagaacttagaactgcttaatcctaactaacctaaggacatcacacacatccatgcccgaggaagatttcgaacctgcgaccgtagcggtcgcgcggttccagaatgacgtgcctagaaccgctcgggcaccctggCCGGCTGATAATTGGGAGTATGAAGTTAGAAATGCGATGGCCACCAACGTAGTCCTGTCCTCTCATCATAACTTCCGAGAAAGTCTTAAGGGAAAAATATAGATAAAACAGATCCGTTAAATTGAGAACTAATTTTCAATCAAGTAGTCATTGTAATAGAAAGCTGTAGAAGCTATGTTTCTTCATATGGTGCAGCACTGCTATGCCGACACAGACAATCAGTTGAAACGAAAAGTGATATAAGTGCAATACATGTTTGAGTGACAAAACTATACTGGCTATCTTGAGGCCAAAGTAATTATATGATGTTATGTTTTGTTCTGTAAATAACATATCTCTACATAACATTAGTACTGGCAGTAGGTTGTCGCCTTGAAGGAAAGTTTGTACGGCACTATTCCTATAGTATCTGATATGGATAAGGAATTAATTACTTATGGTGACGACAAAAGATATTTTCAAAGacacagctttatcattatttgcGTGACGCAATATAGTATCTATGAACTGTTGCTAGTcgctattaaaatttttattaaaattatttcatcacagattaacGTCTTTAGTGTTCATTTTACGCGTGATATTTACATCGAAGTTCGCGCAAGCGCATTTTGTTTATTTACCGCATTACCTCTGTTAAAGTATTTGCGTGAATTCAGTGTAATTAGCTATTTACCAAAGGCAGCTTTCAATCGTTTTGGAGATGGCAAACATTTTATTCTGATTTCTAAAttcattcataaaactttgtgatACCTAATCACGTTTTCCTACAGTAAGACTGCCACTCgtagcctttctttttttttacatttataaagTTTAGTACACAGCAAATACCTGTGAAATAACGATTGGGTTGGAACTGTCTAAATAGTATCGGTAAGAATCGATCTCCTTATTAGATGCTTTGTTTCTCTTTATTGTGCAACAGTTTTATGCACAGAAGAGTATATGTGAGT
This genomic stretch from Schistocerca cancellata isolate TAMUIC-IGC-003103 chromosome 2, iqSchCanc2.1, whole genome shotgun sequence harbors:
- the LOC126162275 gene encoding uncharacterized protein LOC126162275 isoform X1; translation: MKAALLLVAALVAVAEVHGQPEESTTANIGNENLSTGNITAENRFLGRSSNTEDDDDTICVAADNKFYLYANSLKLYSCYNELPKVYVVKPKSQCKPYLSDCPRN